The Arctopsyche grandis isolate Sample6627 chromosome 5, ASM5162203v2, whole genome shotgun sequence genome includes a window with the following:
- the LOC143912015 gene encoding uncharacterized protein LOC143912015, which translates to MCKQQAGVIALFHNVKEKTLENRYSIAVLALGDKANTKEFYKPLEKHPNLEQFSSSSSTDIQKPSSSYFTSIQQPLTLSVLIEQLPSTSECIHNIIAPVQDDQEILNLTRGACDKLIKNLPIYHCKQFISEIEKCKNPPDYIAMVDWLSKRKLAKKHYRAPINVQPTAVARRRSSVTT; encoded by the coding sequence ATGTGCAAACAGCAAGCTGGAGTCATTGCTTTGTTTCACAATGTTAAAGAAAAGACTCTAGAAAATAGATACAGTATTGCAGTATTAGCGTTAGGCGACAAGGCTAACactaaagaattttataaaccaTTAGAAAAACATCCTAATTTAGAACAGTTTTCATCTTCATCTTCGACTGACATTCAAAAGCCTTCGTCTTCATATTTCACTTCCATTCAACAGCCTTTAACTTTAAGTGTTCTTATTGAACAGCTTCCTTCCACTTCAGAATGTATTCACAATATTATTGCCCCTGTACAAGATGATCaggaaattttgaatttgacCCGAGGAGCTTGTGATAAACTAATTAAAAACTTACCAATATATCATTGTAAACAATTTATATCTGAAattgaaaaatgcaaaaatcCACCAGATTACATAGCAATGGTAGATTGGCTTTCAAAAAGAAAACTAGCTAAAAAGCACTACAGAGCCCCAATAAACGTTCAACCAACAGCAGTTGCCAGGAGGCGATCTAGCGTTACTACATAG
- the LOC143912011 gene encoding uncharacterized protein LOC143912011, producing the protein MECRLCLGSAPAESSVSIFQRPGPHPERLEQRIRTGCQIYVKRGDGLPNTVCLSCNTNLESLISFRKACFRSHETSQLRLVDCLNIKTEEVFLEDLILDDEPSQSPIHRKDSDICLKPFPSESELILHKRSHPGEKRFQCDICLKSYIRKHTLVIHLRSHTGEKPYKCEICLKSFTEKSSLERHKKWHAGIKLHKCDFCLKSFIRKNSLFNHLRTHTGEKPYKCEVCLKSFTLKSSLDTHKKSHAGIKPQM; encoded by the exons atggagtgcaggctttgtcttggatcagctccggccgagtcttccgtctccatcttccagagaccaggtcctcatccagagcgtctggagcaacgcattcggaccggCTGTCAGATTTAT gttaaaagaggcgatgggttgccaaacacggtgtgtctttcgtgtaacaCCAATCTCGAAtcgttgatcagctttcgaaaggcttgttttcgaagccacgaaacgtctcaactgaggttagTTGATTGCTTGAacatcaagactgaagaagttttctTGGAAGATCTAATATtggacgatgagccttcacaaTCGCCAATTCACCGAAAGGATAGTGACATTTGCTTGAAGCCATTTCCCAGTGAATCTGaacttattttacacaaaagatCTCATCCTGGAGAAAAGCGATttcaatgtgacatttgtttaaaatcatatattcgAAAACATACACTTGTGAttcatttgagatctcacacgggggaaaagccttacaagtgtgaaatttgcctaaaatcatttactgaaaaatctagCCTCGAAAGACATAAAAAAtggcatgctgggataaaactacacaaatgtgacttttgtttaaaatcatttattcgaaaaaattcactttttaatcatttgagaactcacacgggggaaaagccttacaagtgtgaagtttgtctaaaatcatttactctaaaATCTAGCCTCGATACACATAAAAAatcgcatgctgggataaaaccacaaatgtga
- the LOC143912010 gene encoding uncharacterized protein LOC143912010: MECRLCLGSAPAESSVSIFQRPGPHPERLEQRIRTGCQINVKRGDGLPDTVCLSCNTNLESLISFRKACFRSHETSQLRLADCLNIKTEEVFLEDLIWDDEPSQSTIHRNDSEICLEPFPSESEIILHKRSHPGEKRFQCDICLKSYIRKQSVVIHLKSHTGEKPYKCEICLKSFPLKSTLFRHLTIHAVEKPYKCEICLKSYVHKHKLVLHLRSHTGERPYKCEICLKSFPLKSTLVRHLRIHTVEKPYKCEICLKSYAEKSYLKIHKNLHTGMKPHKCDICLKSFIQKTIFVRHLRIHTGEKPYKCEICLKSYAEKSYLKIHKKLHA, encoded by the exons atggagtgcaggctttgtcttggatcagctccggccgagtcttccgtctccatcttccagagaccaggtcctcatccagagcgtctggagcaacgcattcggaccggCTGTCAGATTAAT gttaaaagaggcgatgggttgccagacacggtgtgtctttcgtgtaacaCCAATCTCGAAtcgttgatcagctttcgaaaggcttgttttcgaagccacgaaacgtctcaactgaggttagcTGATTGCTTGAacatcaagactgaagaagttttcttggaagatttaatatgggacgaCGAGCCTTCACAATCGACAATTCACCGAAACGATAGTGAAATTTGCTTAGAGCCATTTCCCAGTGAATCTGAAATTATTCTACACAAAAGATCTCATCCTGGAGAAAAGCGGTttcaatgtgacatttgtttaaaatcatatattcgAAAACAGTCAGTTGTGATACATTTgaaatctcacacgggggaaaagccatacaagtgtgaaatctgtctaaaatcatttcctCTTAAATCTACCCTTTTTAGACATTTAACAATTCACGCTgtggaaaagccttacaagtgtgaaatttgtttaaaatcatatgttcataAACAtaaacttgtgttacatttgagatctcacacgggggaaaggccatacaagtgtgaaatttgtctaaaatcatttcctCTTAAATCTACCCTTGTTAGACATTTAAGAATTCACACTgtggaaaagccttacaagtgtgaaatttgtctaaaatcatatgCTGAAAAATCTTACCTCAAgatacataaaaatttgcatactggaatgaaaccacacaaatgtgacatttgtttaaaatcatttattcaaaaaactatttttgttAGACATTTAAGAAttcacactggggaaaagccttacaagtgtgaaatttgtctaaaatcatatgCTGAAAAATCTTACCTCaagatacataaaaaattgcatgcttga